The following proteins are encoded in a genomic region of Sparus aurata chromosome 23, fSpaAur1.1, whole genome shotgun sequence:
- the LOC115574944 gene encoding T-cell antigen CD7-like isoform X1, whose amino-acid sequence MSAVWLKLVTVLCFCCIALGTETGGVLWKKPGEPVTIQCRTFSDQESLSLKKGLKEEHDVLFKEGNSAKDTIAKEFTGRLQSHGEFPNVSILIKNLTSGDTGPYWCIYTKFDPKSGQLIQMKGTGSVLLVVTDSSDSMKQCDPASNELVLVSVVISAAVLLGIIMGFFIWIIKTKSSRRTAKPRRVANNDVYEDMRGGTLRR is encoded by the exons ATGTCTGCTGTCTGGTTAAAGCTCGTAACTGttctttgtttctgctgcatAGCCCTGGGCACAG AGACCGGTGGTGTGCTATGGAAAAAACCTGGAGAACCCGTCACCATCCAGTGCAGAACCttttcggaccaagagtccctttCTTTGAAGAAAGGTCTCAAGGAGGAACACGACGTTTTGTTTAAAGAAGGAAACTCAGCAAAAGATACCATCGCCAAGGAATTCACAGGCAGACTGCAGTCACACGGCGAGTTCCCCAATGTGAGCATCCTCATCAAAAACTTGACCTCTGGTGACACGGGGCCCTACTGGTGCATTTACACAAAGTTTGACCCGAAGTCTGGTCAGTTGATTCAGATGAAAGGCACTGGATCTGTGCTCCTGGTGGTGACAG ATTCATCAGATTCGATGAAGCAGTGTGACCCAGCAAGTAACGAGCTGGTCCTGGTGTCTGTGGTgatctctgctgctgtcctgcTTGGCATCATCATGGGCTTCTTCATATGGATCATCAAG ACTAAGAGTTCGCGCCGCACAGCGAAACCAAGACGTGTCGCCAACAATGATGTTTATGAGGACATGCGTGGTGGAACACTCAGGCGCTGA
- the LOC115574944 gene encoding T-cell antigen CD7-like isoform X2, translated as MSAVWLKVITILCLSCTALSGTETGGVLWKKPGEPVTIQCRTFSDQESLSLKKGLKEEHDVLFKEGNSAKDTIAKEFTGRLQSHGEFPNVSILIKNLTSGDTGPYWCIYTKFDPKSGQLIQMKGTGSVLLVVTDSSDSMKQCDPASNELVLVSVVISAAVLLGIIMGFFIWIIKTKSSRRTAKPRRVANNDVYEDMRGGTLRR; from the exons ATGTCTGCTGTCTGGTTGAAGGTCATAACCATCCTGTGTCTTTCCTGCACAGCCCTGAGTGGCACAG AGACCGGTGGTGTGCTATGGAAAAAACCTGGAGAACCCGTCACCATCCAGTGCAGAACCttttcggaccaagagtccctttCTTTGAAGAAAGGTCTCAAGGAGGAACACGACGTTTTGTTTAAAGAAGGAAACTCAGCAAAAGATACCATCGCCAAGGAATTCACAGGCAGACTGCAGTCACACGGCGAGTTCCCCAATGTGAGCATCCTCATCAAAAACTTGACCTCTGGTGACACGGGGCCCTACTGGTGCATTTACACAAAGTTTGACCCGAAGTCTGGTCAGTTGATTCAGATGAAAGGCACTGGATCTGTGCTCCTGGTGGTGACAG ATTCATCAGATTCGATGAAGCAGTGTGACCCAGCAAGTAACGAGCTGGTCCTGGTGTCTGTGGTgatctctgctgctgtcctgcTTGGCATCATCATGGGCTTCTTCATATGGATCATCAAG ACTAAGAGTTCGCGCCGCACAGCGAAACCAAGACGTGTCGCCAACAATGATGTTTATGAGGACATGCGTGGTGGAACACTCAGGCGCTGA